In Rhizobium sp. EC-SD404, a single window of DNA contains:
- the cysD gene encoding sulfate adenylyltransferase subunit CysD yields MKQLSHLERLEAESIHIFREVAATFQRPVMLYSVGKDSSVMLHLAMKAFYPAKPPFPFLHVDTTWKFREMIEFRDRMARERGFDLDVHINQDGVEQGISPFVHGSNTHTHIMKTVALRQALDAGRYDAAFGGARRDEEKSRAKERIFSFRNASHAWDPKGQRPEMWKIYNTRVGQGESIRVFPLSNWTELDIWQYILAENIPIVPLYFAKKRPVVERDGMLIMVDDDRMKLQPGEKIEEKMVRFRTLGCYPLTGAIESEADDLPGIVREMLIARTSERQGRLIDRDEAGSMEKKKREGYF; encoded by the coding sequence ATGAAGCAGCTTTCCCATCTCGAACGGCTCGAAGCGGAGTCGATCCATATCTTCCGCGAGGTCGCGGCGACCTTCCAGCGTCCGGTCATGCTCTATTCGGTGGGCAAGGACTCCTCCGTCATGCTGCACCTGGCAATGAAGGCGTTCTATCCAGCCAAGCCGCCTTTCCCCTTCCTGCATGTCGATACGACCTGGAAGTTCCGGGAGATGATCGAGTTTCGCGACCGCATGGCGCGCGAGCGCGGCTTCGATCTCGATGTCCACATCAACCAGGATGGCGTGGAGCAGGGCATCAGCCCCTTCGTGCACGGCTCGAACACCCATACCCACATCATGAAGACGGTGGCGCTGCGCCAGGCGCTCGATGCGGGCCGCTATGACGCCGCTTTCGGCGGTGCGCGCCGTGACGAGGAAAAGAGCCGGGCCAAGGAGCGCATCTTCTCCTTCCGCAATGCCAGCCACGCCTGGGACCCGAAGGGCCAGCGGCCGGAGATGTGGAAGATCTACAATACCCGCGTCGGCCAGGGTGAATCGATCCGCGTCTTCCCGCTCTCCAATTGGACCGAGCTCGACATCTGGCAGTACATCCTTGCCGAGAATATCCCGATCGTGCCGCTCTATTTCGCCAAGAAGCGGCCGGTCGTCGAGCGCGACGGCATGCTGATCATGGTCGACGATGACCGCATGAAGCTGCAACCCGGCGAGAAGATCGAAGAGAAGATGGTGCGTTTCCGCACGCTCGGCTGCTATCCGCTGACGGGTGCGATCGAATCGGAAGCCGACGATCTGCCGGGCATTGTGCGTGAAATGCTGATCGCACGCACCTCCGAGCGGCAGG
- a CDS encoding ABC transporter permease, which yields MKAVMLRDMRTRFFDHGLGFLIVIFFPLGHMMILLLIYSVLGRSAPYGDSLMLFFGTGLVPTLAFMYVSRMMVVSIQANRPMLSFPAIRVTDIIFGRAVLEVFGSCLMAVLVVLIFALMGQPALPIDLPNAVAALAATLVLAIGVGFLMSLAAAIIPAVAMAYMLATILVYILSGTLFVASSLPAPVIEVLAWNPVLHGVEWLRSAYYLDYPTQVLDKGYLIACGAITLLLGLGVERYTRTMVY from the coding sequence ATGAAGGCAGTGATGCTGCGTGATATGCGCACGCGTTTCTTCGATCACGGCCTTGGGTTCCTGATCGTCATCTTCTTTCCGCTCGGACATATGATGATCTTGTTGCTAATCTACAGTGTGTTAGGACGCTCGGCCCCGTACGGCGACAGCCTGATGCTTTTCTTTGGAACCGGCTTGGTCCCAACTTTGGCCTTCATGTACGTCTCTCGGATGATGGTGGTTTCCATCCAAGCCAATAGACCCATGCTGTCATTTCCGGCGATCCGCGTGACCGACATCATTTTCGGACGCGCAGTTTTAGAGGTTTTCGGATCGTGCTTGATGGCAGTGCTTGTGGTTCTAATATTTGCTCTCATGGGACAACCGGCGTTGCCGATTGATCTGCCAAACGCTGTAGCGGCTCTGGCAGCCACCCTTGTATTGGCAATCGGCGTCGGCTTCTTGATGAGCTTGGCTGCTGCGATCATCCCGGCAGTCGCAATGGCGTACATGCTCGCCACCATCCTGGTTTATATTCTTTCGGGGACCCTTTTCGTTGCCTCCTCACTGCCTGCCCCAGTGATCGAGGTCCTAGCTTGGAACCCTGTTTTGCATGGCGTTGAATGGTTACGATCGGCCTATTATTTGGACTATCCCACACAGGTTCTCGACAAGGGATACCTAATCGCATGTGGCGCAATTACTTTATTGCTCGGATTGGGCGTAGAGCGATACACACGAACAATGGTTTATTAG